In a genomic window of Lepisosteus oculatus isolate fLepOcu1 chromosome 3, fLepOcu1.hap2, whole genome shotgun sequence:
- the LOC102690661 gene encoding zinc finger FYVE domain-containing protein 1: MSNLLLVDMDEMSLDGRPSKAEESSPGGRSFLLVDDRENLQVHSEAEFLDKLGCQGVQSVKVVSIFGNTGDGKSHTLNHVLFGGEEVFRTSALQDSCTVGVWAAFDPQLGLVALDTEGLLGAAANQNQRMRLLLKVLAVSDVVVYRTRAERLHNDMFQFLGSASGAYLRHFARELRALSSRCGLEVPLSSLGPAVVVFQETSRTKLLGCESSVSGQADTLLQKRFHDLGLTTEAFSSVQYVGTQTVCPPTDYSGLQDTIRQQVKNTATRSPRHPAIVYSALQALSERFCGEISDDKISLYSFFPDEYFTCPSLCLSCSVRCKNGMNHLKDSIPHMADGLCQYAHQFNNKVLICKKCYEGGREVIVIPKTSASSDNPWIGLAKYAWSGYVLECASCGIIYRSRQYWMGNQDPESSVVRPEIKHVWPGNEVFLADHQNAAQRVLDGVNFVIQSVSEYSTGPTKAVTAWLTDQVAPPYWRPNAEITACHSCKKAFEEAERKHHCRSCGEGFCQSCSTHAMPVPERGWGSAPVRVCDTCYGQGGSAASGQGSEAEPRGLIARRVTEVAQSTLNLVTTAVDYPLGFVKNVARPDYWVPDHEIVQCHQCSKAFTPSMSKHHCRACGQGVCSSCSEQRRPVPWRGWDHPVRVCNACADKTGSR, from the exons ATGTCGAACCTGCTGCTGGTAGACATGGACGAGATGTCGCTCGACGGCCGGCCGAGCAAGGCAGAGGAGAGCTCGCCAGGCGGCAGGAGTTTCCTCTTGGTGGACGACCGAGAAAATCTGCAG GTCCACAGTGAGGCAGAGTTCCTGGACAAGCTGGGCTGCCAGGGGGTGCAGAGTGTCAAGGTGGTCTCCATCTTTGGCAACACGGGTGACGGCAAGTCCCACACGCTGAACCACGTCCTCTTCGGGGGGGAGGAGGTCTTCCGCACCTCGGCCCTGCAGGACTCCTGCACCGTGGGGGTGTGGGCGGCCTTCGACCCCCAGCTGGGGCTGGTGGCGCTGGACACCGAGGGGCTGCTGGGCGCCGCCGCCAACCAGAACCAGAGGATGCGGCTGCTGCTGAAGGTGCTGGCCGTGTCCGACGTGGTGGTGTACCGCACGCGGGCCGAGAGGCTGCACAACGACATGTTCCAGTTCCTGGGCAGCGCCTCGGGGGCCTACCTGCGCCACTTCGCCCGCGAGCTGCGCGCCCTGTCCAGCCGCTGCGGCCTGGAGGTGCCCCTGTCCAGCCTGGGCCCCGCCGTCGTCGTCTTCCAGGAGACCTCGCGCACCAAGCTCCTGGGCTGCG AGAGTAGTGTCTCTGGGCAGGCGGACACACTGCTGCAGAAGAGGTTCCACGATCTGGGGCTGACGACAGAGGCCTTCAGCTCGGTGCAGTACGTGGGCACGCAGACCGTCTGCCCCCCAACGGACTATTCCGGCCTGCAGGACACCATCAGACAGCAAGTAAAAAACACAGCGACGCGTTCCCCGAGACACCCTGCCATAGTCTACAGTGCTTTGCAG GCCCTGAGCGAGAGGttctgtggagagatctctgaTGACAAGATCAGCCTGTACTCTTTCTTCCCTGATGAGTACTTCACCTGCCCCTCACTCTGCCTCAGCTGCAG TGTGCGCTGCAAGAACGGCATGAACCACCTCAAAGACAGCATTCCGCACATGGCCGATGGGTTGTGCCAGTACGCCCACCAGTTCAACAACAAGGTCCTCATCTGTAAG AAATGCTATGAGGGTGGCAGGGAGGTGATTGTTATCCCCAAGACGTCGGCCTCCTCTGATAACCCCTGGATCGGTCTGGCGAAGTACGCCTGGTCAGG GTATGTCCTGGAGTGCGCCAGCTGCGGAATCATCTACCGCAGCCGACAGTACTGGATGGGGAACCAGGACCCAGAGAGCAGCGTGGTGCGGCCGGAGATCAAGCACGTTTGGCCGGGG AATGAGGTGTTCCTGGCAGACCACCAGAATGCAGCACAGCGTGTGCTGGATGGGGTGAACTTCGTCATCCAGTCCGTATCGGAGTACAGCACTGGGCCAACCAAGGCCGTCACAGCCTGGCTGACAGATCAGGTGGCTCCACCCTACTGGAGACCGAATGCAGAAATCACT GCGTGCCACAGCTGTAAGAAGGCCTTCGAGGAGGCGGAGAGGAAGCACCACTGCCGCTCCTGCGGGGAGGGCTTCTGCCAGAGCTGCTCCACACACGCCATGCCCGTGCCGGAGAGGGGCTGGGGGTCAGCACCCGTGCGGGTCTGCGACACCTGCTACGGCCAGGGAGGGAGCGCCGCCTCTGGCCAGG GGTCTGAGGCAGAGCCCAGGGGTCTGATCGCTCGGCGGGTGACAGAGGTTGCCCAGAGCACGCTGAATCTCGTGACAACAGCAGTGGACTACCCATTAG GTTTTGTGAAGAATGTTGCGCGGCCGGACTACTGGGTTCCTGACCATGAGATCGTCCAGTGCCACCAGTGCAGCAAGGCCTTCACGCCCAGCATGTCCAAGCACCACTGCAGGGCCTGCGGCCAGGGGGTGTGTAGCTCCTGCTCCGAACAGCGCCGCCCCGTGCCCTGGCGTGGGTGGGACCACCCTGTGCGGGTCTGTAACGCCTGCGCCGACAAGACAGGCAGCCGCTAG